In Candidatus Acidulodesulfobacterium acidiphilum, the following are encoded in one genomic region:
- a CDS encoding glutamate--tRNA ligase, whose amino-acid sequence MKENLKADGVRVRFAPSPTGNLHIGGVRTAFFNYIFALKYGGEFILRIDDTDRARSKKEYETEIIKDLNWFGIKYDGFYRQSERTKVYEKYLEVLKEKDLIYECFCTEKEILMSKEIAVKSKKPYIYNGRCANLSSYEKEKLSGQFKERGIYPSIRLNIAKVLKAGGNFKAVEFEDAVHGLLSFNPKLIGDFILKTEHNRFTYNFASIIDDYDIGITHVIRGEDHISNTPKQILILNALDKIPPVFAHISLLYGKDGKIMSKRDAAANIEYYKKEGYLPEAILNYLAVTGNTFTVRQFENGKEKISEKEIFSDILEIAELFDIKKVRGSSAIFSEEKLKHINEKWLQSIKTERLIKILIEKFNSEETLKKLQESYGETVFVEIIDFLKNEFKTVKEILAAIKIFFEDFKTETQEIKYDIKLKETLLDNLQKIKSDKFDENAIKNAVKESVSESGKTLKDCYETLRLCITGRPDGPSILKIIKFMGRERTLKRLYGRQ is encoded by the coding sequence ATGAAAGAAAATTTAAAAGCGGACGGAGTCAGGGTTCGTTTTGCGCCGAGTCCTACGGGGAATTTACACATAGGAGGGGTGAGGACAGCCTTTTTTAATTATATTTTTGCCCTAAAATACGGCGGTGAATTTATCCTAAGAATAGACGATACGGATAGAGCGAGAAGCAAAAAAGAGTATGAAACCGAAATTATTAAAGATTTAAATTGGTTTGGAATTAAATACGACGGTTTTTACAGGCAGTCCGAAAGGACGAAGGTTTACGAAAAATATCTTGAAGTTCTGAAAGAAAAAGACCTTATATATGAATGCTTTTGCACCGAAAAAGAAATTTTAATGTCCAAAGAAATTGCCGTTAAGTCAAAAAAACCTTATATATATAACGGCAGATGCGCAAATCTTTCAAGCTACGAAAAAGAAAAATTAAGCGGTCAGTTTAAAGAACGGGGCATATATCCGTCAATTCGTTTAAATATAGCCAAAGTTTTAAAAGCGGGAGGAAATTTTAAAGCCGTAGAATTTGAAGACGCCGTTCACGGACTGCTTTCGTTTAATCCGAAACTTATAGGCGATTTTATTTTAAAAACGGAGCATAACAGGTTTACGTATAATTTCGCCTCTATAATAGACGATTACGATATCGGAATAACCCACGTAATAAGGGGCGAAGACCATATAAGCAATACGCCTAAACAGATTTTAATTCTTAACGCTTTAGATAAAATCCCGCCTGTTTTTGCGCATATTTCACTTTTGTACGGAAAAGACGGCAAAATTATGTCGAAAAGAGATGCGGCGGCAAATATCGAATATTATAAGAAAGAAGGCTATCTTCCCGAAGCGATATTAAATTACCTTGCGGTAACCGGCAATACTTTTACCGTCCGTCAATTTGAAAACGGCAAAGAAAAAATATCGGAAAAAGAGATATTTTCCGATATTTTAGAAATTGCGGAGCTTTTTGACATAAAAAAAGTAAGGGGTTCCAGCGCAATCTTTAGCGAAGAAAAATTAAAACACATAAACGAAAAATGGCTGCAGAGTATAAAAACCGAAAGATTGATAAAGATTTTAATCGAAAAATTTAATTCGGAAGAAACGCTTAAAAAACTACAAGAATCTTACGGAGAAACAGTATTCGTCGAAATAATAGATTTTTTAAAAAACGAGTTTAAGACCGTTAAAGAAATTTTAGCCGCAATTAAGATATTTTTTGAAGATTTTAAGACAGAAACGCAGGAAATTAAATATGATATTAAATTAAAAGAAACGCTTTTAGATAATCTTCAAAAAATAAAATCCGATAAATTCGACGAAAATGCAATAAAAAATGCCGTTAAAGAATCTGTTTCCGAAAGCGGCAAAACCTTAAAAGACTGCTATGAAACGTTAAGGCTTTGCATAACAGGACGGCCGGACGGCCCGTCAATTCTTAAAATTATAAAATTTATGGGCAGGGAAAGAACGCTTAAAAGGCTATATGGGAGGCAATAA
- a CDS encoding ParB/RepB/Spo0J family partition protein: MEEKAKHIKKNVLGRGLGALLTDFNIKENMPGIDDKFSVFEIEIDKINTGVYQPRQYFDKDKLVELKNSIKENGIIQPLIVAKSKKEGGYDLIAGERRYRAAVELAFKKVPAIIKDISGAAALEIALIENIQRQDLNVIEEANCYMRLIEEYKLTHEELAAKVGKDRATITNMLRLLSLPDEVKKELIYGKITPSHARNLVGLSDDEAGMLLNTISGEKLNVRETERKVRELKSKNKEKKPTKDISVSYQIKGYEEELLEKLQTKVKINYKSKGSELKGRIEIEFYSGEELERIIEFINKN, encoded by the coding sequence ATGGAAGAAAAAGCAAAACATATTAAAAAAAATGTGCTGGGCAGAGGGCTCGGGGCGCTGTTAACCGATTTCAACATAAAAGAGAATATGCCCGGTATAGACGATAAGTTTTCCGTTTTTGAAATAGAAATAGATAAAATTAATACCGGCGTATATCAGCCAAGGCAGTATTTCGATAAAGATAAGCTTGTCGAGTTGAAAAACTCGATTAAAGAAAACGGCATAATTCAGCCTTTAATAGTTGCGAAATCTAAAAAAGAAGGCGGATACGATTTAATAGCCGGAGAAAGGAGATACAGAGCCGCCGTTGAGCTTGCGTTTAAAAAAGTTCCGGCAATCATTAAAGACATTTCCGGTGCGGCGGCACTTGAAATTGCATTAATAGAAAACATACAGAGACAGGATTTAAACGTCATTGAAGAAGCAAACTGTTATATGCGGCTTATAGAAGAATACAAGCTTACGCATGAAGAACTTGCGGCGAAAGTCGGGAAAGACAGGGCTACTATTACCAATATGCTGAGGCTTCTTTCCCTGCCCGATGAAGTCAAAAAAGAGCTTATTTACGGGAAAATAACTCCTTCGCATGCAAGAAATCTTGTAGGGTTGTCCGACGATGAAGCCGGCATGCTGTTAAATACGATTTCCGGCGAAAAATTAAACGTAAGGGAAACGGAGCGCAAGGTCAGAGAGCTTAAATCAAAAAATAAAGAAAAGAAGCCGACAAAGGATATATCGGTATCATATCAGATTAAAGGTTATGAAGAAGAACTGCTTGAAAAACTTCAGACTAAAGTTAAAATTAATTATAAGAGCAAAGGAAGCGAGCTTAAAGGCAGAATAGAAATAGAATTTTATTCGGGCGAAGAGCTTGAAAGAATTATAGAATTTATAAATAAAAATTGA
- a CDS encoding transcriptional regulator, with amino-acid sequence MVLFYIMENETNKNYCPAQEAFKVLANKWSLMIIKELSSEKMRFNAIKKKIDGISSRELSKRLEVLEQIGAINRKIISIKPIMVEYSLTEAGNELTDAIEILHDWTIKNKKNIKQIEKSAHI; translated from the coding sequence ATGGTATTATTTTATATTATGGAAAACGAAACCAATAAGAACTATTGTCCAGCGCAGGAAGCTTTTAAAGTACTTGCAAACAAGTGGTCTTTGATGATAATTAAAGAACTTTCAAGCGAAAAAATGAGATTTAACGCAATTAAAAAAAAGATAGATGGAATTTCCTCGCGCGAACTTTCAAAAAGGCTGGAAGTTTTGGAGCAAATAGGCGCAATAAACAGAAAAATCATTTCTATTAAACCTATAATGGTGGAATACAGTCTTACCGAAGCCGGCAATGAACTTACCGATGCTATTGAAATACTGCACGATTGGACGATTAAAAATAAAAAGAATATCAAACAGATCGAAAAATCAGCCCACATTTAA
- a CDS encoding DoxX family protein encodes MKKESVTLFFLRFVLFLSFFYHGTGILFDWFDGPGVKGFAGYMHFPIAIAVLVGIAETTGSLAMISGVLTRIGAINIMLVMLGAIFLLHLPNGFNIMANGYEYALTEFVIALSIFIMGPGDFSLTKLVTKETPFILQ; translated from the coding sequence ATGAAAAAAGAATCTGTTACATTATTCTTTTTAAGATTTGTGTTATTCCTTAGCTTTTTCTATCATGGAACGGGAATTCTTTTCGACTGGTTTGACGGACCCGGAGTTAAAGGATTTGCCGGATACATGCATTTCCCTATCGCAATTGCCGTTCTTGTAGGAATTGCAGAAACTACCGGCAGTCTTGCAATGATTAGCGGAGTTTTAACAAGAATCGGCGCTATAAACATTATGCTCGTAATGCTGGGCGCCATATTTTTACTGCACCTGCCTAACGGTTTCAACATAATGGCCAACGGATACGAATATGCATTAACGGAATTTGTAATCGCTTTAAGCATATTTATTATGGGTCCCGGCGATTTTTCGCTTACTAAATTAGTTACTAAAGAAACTCCTTTTATTTTGCAGTAA
- a CDS encoding aldo/keto reductase produces MEYVNLGNTGLKVSRLCLGTMTFGFKFRNIGAVGQEDANAMVKKAYESGINFFDTADMYSFGESEEILGNALKILNVPREKFVIATKVRSPLSEAAMNGTGDVNNAGLSRKHIIEACNNSLKRLKTDYIDLYQVHGWDLSCGLEETLEALNDLVRQGKVLYLGVSNWTARHIMKALYLAKAKNYANFVSLQAYYSLAARDLEHELLSLCNEEGLGVLTWSPLSGGFLTGKYTRQNQKPSGARRSEFNFPPIDERGFDAIDVLTGISKSKNVTIAQLSLAWLLAQKGVTSVIVGANKMSQLEDNLGSVKINLTEDEISKLSNVTMPKKLYPQWMVEWQNNRKSLNPDELK; encoded by the coding sequence ATGGAGTACGTTAATTTGGGGAATACAGGACTAAAAGTATCGAGGCTTTGCTTAGGAACGATGACTTTTGGGTTTAAGTTCAGGAATATAGGCGCGGTAGGGCAGGAAGACGCTAATGCAATGGTTAAAAAAGCATATGAATCGGGAATAAATTTTTTCGATACGGCGGATATGTATTCGTTCGGAGAGTCCGAAGAGATACTAGGCAATGCATTAAAAATCTTAAACGTTCCAAGAGAAAAATTCGTTATCGCGACGAAAGTTCGTTCGCCGCTTAGCGAAGCGGCGATGAACGGCACGGGAGACGTAAATAATGCCGGTCTTTCCAGAAAACATATTATAGAGGCGTGCAATAACAGCTTAAAAAGATTAAAAACCGATTATATCGACCTTTATCAGGTTCACGGCTGGGATCTGTCCTGCGGATTGGAAGAAACTCTCGAAGCCCTGAACGATTTAGTAAGGCAGGGCAAGGTTCTCTATCTCGGCGTTTCAAACTGGACGGCACGGCATATTATGAAAGCATTATACTTGGCAAAAGCGAAGAATTACGCAAACTTTGTTTCTCTTCAGGCATATTATTCTCTTGCCGCACGTGATTTAGAACATGAGCTTCTGTCTTTATGCAATGAAGAAGGTCTTGGGGTGCTTACATGGTCTCCTTTATCCGGCGGTTTTTTAACGGGAAAATATACAAGGCAAAATCAAAAGCCGTCAGGCGCAAGAAGAAGCGAATTTAATTTTCCTCCTATTGATGAAAGGGGATTTGATGCGATAGACGTATTGACGGGCATATCGAAAAGTAAAAACGTAACGATTGCTCAATTATCCCTTGCCTGGCTTTTGGCTCAAAAAGGCGTTACGTCGGTTATTGTAGGTGCCAACAAGATGTCTCAGCTTGAAGACAATTTAGGTTCCGTAAAGATTAATTTAACGGAAGATGAAATTTCCAAACTGTCGAACGTTACTATGCCGAAAAAATTATATCCGCAATGGATGGTAGAATGGCAGAATAACAGAAAATCATTAAATCCGGACGAATTAAAATAA
- a CDS encoding F0F1 ATP synthase subunit alpha: protein MAIKPTEITDIIKSKIESYTKSIDISEVGVVLSVGDGVARIYGIKNAVIGEMLEFTPDVYGYVLNLEEDNAGVIVLGEEFLVKEGDTVKRTGKIAEVPVGKGIIGRVLDGLGRPIDGKSPVQAEKYYNIEKKAPGIVQRQKVNEPLYTGIKVIDSLIPIGKGQRELIIGDRQTGKTAIAIDTILNQKDSGVYCIYVGIGQKQSSISFIYDRLMSSGAMEYTTIIAANASDPAALQYFAPYTGATMGEYFRDNGMHCLIIYDDLSKHAVAYRELSLLLRRPPGREAYPGDVFYLHSRLLERAAKLNHAHGGGSLTALPIIETQAGDVSAYIPTNVISITDGQIFLETDLFYAGTRPAVNAGLSVSRVGGDAQIKAMKQVSGGLRLSLAQYRELAAFSQFGADLDKTTQEMLMRGRMMSELLKQPQYSPMPVEKEVVILFAANSGYLQDYKLTSIKKYEEELLYYIENNYPEIYSDIREKKSIDDTLKTKILTALDNFKKIFVED from the coding sequence ATGGCAATTAAGCCTACTGAAATTACCGATATTATAAAAAGTAAGATAGAATCTTATACCAAAAGCATCGATATCAGCGAAGTAGGCGTGGTTTTATCCGTCGGAGACGGCGTTGCGAGAATATACGGCATTAAAAACGCTGTAATAGGAGAAATGCTTGAATTTACCCCCGACGTTTACGGATATGTTTTAAATCTGGAAGAAGATAACGCCGGCGTTATCGTTCTCGGAGAAGAATTTTTGGTAAAAGAGGGAGATACCGTAAAAAGAACCGGAAAAATTGCCGAAGTTCCCGTAGGCAAAGGAATTATAGGGCGAGTTTTAGACGGACTAGGAAGGCCTATAGATGGAAAAAGTCCGGTGCAGGCCGAAAAATACTATAATATAGAAAAAAAAGCACCCGGAATAGTCCAGAGGCAGAAAGTTAACGAACCTTTATATACCGGTATAAAAGTTATCGATTCATTAATACCTATCGGAAAAGGACAGAGAGAGCTTATCATCGGTGACAGGCAGACCGGCAAGACCGCTATAGCAATCGATACTATATTAAATCAGAAAGATTCCGGAGTTTACTGTATATACGTCGGAATAGGGCAGAAACAGTCTAGTATTTCGTTTATTTACGACCGCCTTATGAGTTCAGGCGCAATGGAATATACCACTATAATAGCGGCTAACGCAAGCGACCCTGCGGCATTGCAATATTTTGCTCCTTATACCGGAGCCACTATGGGCGAATATTTTAGAGACAACGGTATGCACTGCTTAATAATTTACGACGATTTATCAAAACATGCGGTAGCATACAGAGAACTTTCGCTGCTCTTAAGAAGACCGCCCGGCAGGGAAGCATATCCGGGCGACGTTTTTTATTTGCATTCAAGACTGCTCGAAAGAGCGGCAAAATTAAATCATGCCCATGGCGGAGGGTCGCTCACCGCTTTGCCGATAATTGAAACGCAGGCGGGAGACGTATCGGCTTATATTCCGACCAACGTCATATCGATTACCGACGGGCAGATTTTTTTAGAAACCGACCTGTTTTATGCGGGAACGAGACCCGCCGTCAACGCGGGGCTTTCAGTTTCGAGAGTTGGAGGAGACGCACAAATTAAAGCTATGAAACAGGTTTCCGGAGGTTTAAGGCTTTCGCTTGCTCAATACAGGGAACTGGCGGCATTTTCGCAGTTCGGCGCCGACCTTGATAAAACTACGCAGGAAATGCTTATGCGGGGCAGAATGATGTCCGAACTTCTTAAACAGCCCCAGTATAGTCCGATGCCGGTCGAGAAAGAGGTCGTTATACTGTTTGCCGCAAATAGCGGCTATCTGCAGGATTATAAACTTACGTCTATAAAAAAATATGAAGAAGAACTGCTTTACTATATAGAAAATAATTATCCAGAAATATATTCCGATATCAGAGAAAAAAAATCTATTGACGATACTCTAAAAACAAAGATTTTAACGGCATTGGACAATTTTAAAAAAATTTTCGTAGAAGACTGA
- a CDS encoding ParA family protein, giving the protein MSKVVCISNQKGGVGKTTTAVNIAACLSAYEKKVLLIDADPQANATSGLNISADNGKPTVYECLAGTAEVVDAVYRTQMKNLYLMPANSDLAGIEVELVNVKEREYFFKKNIINKIKDDYDYIFIDTPPSLGLLTINALTASDSVLIPMQCEYYSLEGISRLMQTIKLVNQRLNKNLCVEGVLFTMFDGRANLTNQIVSEVKKYFGKKIYENVIPRNVKLPESSSFGKPIILYDINSKGAVYYLELTKEFLSKAA; this is encoded by the coding sequence ATGTCAAAAGTAGTATGTATTTCAAATCAGAAAGGCGGAGTGGGCAAAACTACTACCGCTGTTAATATTGCCGCATGCTTATCTGCATACGAGAAAAAGGTGCTGCTGATAGATGCGGACCCTCAGGCGAATGCCACAAGCGGGTTAAACATTTCCGCCGATAACGGAAAACCTACCGTTTATGAATGTCTTGCAGGCACGGCCGAAGTAGTCGATGCAGTTTATCGTACGCAGATGAAAAATCTTTATTTAATGCCCGCAAATTCAGACCTTGCCGGCATAGAGGTAGAACTCGTAAACGTTAAGGAAAGAGAGTATTTTTTTAAAAAAAATATTATAAATAAAATAAAAGACGATTATGATTATATTTTTATCGATACCCCGCCTTCTTTAGGGCTTTTGACTATTAATGCACTGACCGCTTCGGACAGCGTTTTAATTCCTATGCAGTGCGAGTACTATTCTTTAGAAGGGATATCTCGGCTTATGCAGACTATAAAATTAGTCAATCAAAGATTAAACAAAAATTTATGCGTAGAAGGGGTTTTGTTTACTATGTTCGACGGAAGAGCCAACCTTACAAATCAAATCGTAAGCGAAGTTAAAAAATATTTCGGAAAGAAAATTTACGAAAACGTTATACCGAGAAACGTAAAACTTCCGGAAAGTTCCAGTTTCGGAAAGCCCATAATTCTATACGACATAAATTCAAAAGGTGCGGTTTACTATCTAGAACTTACAAAAGAGTTTTTATCTAAAGCGGCATAA
- the atpH gene encoding ATP synthase F1 subunit delta: MFLKHKRKDLQDSQISKRYSSALFDVAANFHIVDEIFNDFNKFINFCYEKLCLKEFISQTYIDKQERFEVIKLLSKELSFNEYFINFLHFLIEQERIEYLPKIFTEYSNLRDNRNNILKVKVISAKELKPEEKSKLIAIIEKALKKTVSIKSEIDENIVGGYIINIDNVLYDSSIKTRLDNFYKYLKQGAIINGN, translated from the coding sequence ATTTTCTTAAAGCACAAGAGGAAGGATTTGCAAGACAGTCAGATAAGTAAGCGCTATAGTTCGGCTCTATTCGACGTAGCCGCAAATTTTCACATAGTCGATGAAATTTTTAACGACTTCAATAAGTTTATTAATTTTTGTTACGAAAAGCTATGCCTTAAAGAATTTATTTCGCAGACATACATAGATAAACAGGAAAGATTTGAAGTTATAAAATTACTGAGCAAAGAACTTTCTTTTAACGAGTATTTTATAAATTTCCTTCATTTTTTAATAGAACAGGAAAGAATAGAGTATCTTCCTAAAATTTTTACGGAATATTCAAATCTGCGCGATAACCGCAATAATATATTGAAAGTAAAAGTTATTTCCGCAAAAGAACTAAAACCGGAAGAAAAAAGCAAACTTATCGCGATAATAGAAAAAGCGCTAAAAAAAACCGTATCTATTAAGTCCGAAATAGACGAAAATATCGTAGGCGGTTACATTATAAATATAGATAACGTTTTATACGATTCAAGTATAAAAACCCGTTTGGATAATTTTTATAAATACTTAAAGCAAGGAGCTATTATTAATGGCAATTAA
- the atpD gene encoding F0F1 ATP synthase subunit beta, producing MNEGYVAQVVGPVIDVKFENKKLPPIFNALYLTNPAINDKENNLVLEVTQHLGEDMVRCIALDSTDGLSRGIKVTDTGNKITVPVGREVLGRIFNVVGEPVDELPEAHFKSRLPIHRPAPTFEEQSTNVEILETGIKVIDLLEPYLKGGKAGLFGGAGVGKTVLVMELIHNIAIEHGGFSVFAGVGERTREGTDLWTEMKESKVLDKAVLVYGQMNEPPGARARVALSALTMAEYFRDEERQDVLVFIDNIFRFAQANSEISALLGRIPSAVGYQPTLATDMGELQERITSTKKGSITSVQAVYVPADDLTDPAPATTFAHLDATTVLSRQIVDLGIYPAVDPLDSTSRALDANIIGEEHYAVARRVQAVLQKYKELQDIIAILGMDELSEEDKLIVNRARRIQRFLSQPFFVAEVFTGFPGRYVPLKETIRGFKEILDGKHDELPEQAFYMAGTIDEVIEKAKELGK from the coding sequence ATGAATGAAGGTTATGTTGCCCAGGTAGTCGGCCCGGTTATAGACGTCAAGTTTGAAAATAAAAAACTGCCGCCTATTTTCAATGCGCTGTATTTGACTAATCCTGCTATAAACGATAAAGAAAACAATTTAGTTTTGGAAGTAACCCAGCATCTGGGCGAAGATATGGTCAGGTGCATAGCTTTAGATTCTACGGACGGCTTGTCGCGCGGAATAAAAGTAACGGATACGGGAAACAAGATAACCGTTCCGGTAGGAAGAGAAGTACTGGGCAGAATATTCAACGTAGTGGGAGAACCGGTCGACGAACTGCCGGAAGCTCATTTTAAATCCAGGCTTCCTATACACAGACCCGCTCCGACTTTTGAAGAACAGTCCACAAACGTGGAAATATTAGAAACCGGCATTAAAGTTATAGACCTGCTGGAGCCATACTTAAAGGGCGGTAAGGCGGGGTTGTTCGGCGGAGCCGGGGTTGGCAAAACAGTTTTAGTCATGGAACTTATTCACAATATCGCAATAGAGCATGGGGGTTTTTCCGTATTTGCAGGCGTCGGAGAAAGAACGAGGGAAGGAACAGACCTTTGGACGGAGATGAAAGAATCGAAAGTTTTGGATAAAGCGGTACTTGTTTACGGACAGATGAACGAACCGCCCGGGGCAAGGGCAAGGGTTGCGCTGTCCGCTCTTACTATGGCCGAATATTTCAGGGACGAAGAAAGACAGGATGTATTAGTTTTTATAGATAATATTTTCAGGTTTGCGCAGGCAAATTCGGAAATAAGCGCGCTTCTCGGAAGAATACCTTCCGCAGTCGGCTACCAACCTACTCTTGCGACGGATATGGGCGAACTTCAGGAAAGAATAACAAGCACAAAAAAAGGCTCTATTACTTCAGTTCAAGCGGTTTACGTTCCGGCGGACGATTTGACCGACCCTGCTCCGGCGACTACCTTTGCCCATTTAGACGCGACTACGGTTCTTTCCAGACAGATAGTCGATCTTGGCATTTACCCGGCGGTTGATCCGCTCGATTCTACGTCAAGGGCGTTAGACGCAAACATTATAGGTGAAGAACATTATGCCGTAGCGAGAAGAGTTCAGGCCGTCCTTCAGAAATATAAAGAACTACAGGATATAATAGCGATCCTCGGCATGGACGAACTTTCGGAAGAAGATAAGCTGATAGTAAACAGGGCAAGAAGAATACAGAGATTTCTTTCCCAGCCTTTTTTTGTAGCGGAAGTTTTTACCGGTTTTCCCGGAAGATACGTACCTTTAAAAGAAACGATACGCGGTTTTAAAGAAATTTTAGACGGCAAACACGATGAACTGCCGGAGCAGGCTTTTTATATGGCCGGCACTATAGACGAAGTAATAGAAAAAGCTAAAGAATTAGGTAAATAA
- a CDS encoding F0F1 ATP synthase subunit epsilon, whose translation MLLKLKIADKKKLIFEGETDFCELPAQSGIEGVMPKHVNFISNLVKGLIKYKTDGTIKEIEVLSGGFAEVSNDNVNILLDS comes from the coding sequence ATCTTGTTAAAATTAAAAATAGCGGATAAAAAAAAGCTGATTTTTGAAGGCGAAACGGATTTTTGCGAACTTCCCGCGCAGTCAGGCATAGAAGGGGTTATGCCTAAACACGTTAATTTTATATCTAACTTAGTGAAGGGCTTAATAAAATACAAAACGGACGGAACTATTAAAGAAATTGAAGTTTTAAGCGGCGGATTTGCGGAAGTAAGCAACGATAACGTAAATATTTTATTAGATTCCTGA
- the atpG gene encoding ATP synthase F1 subunit gamma — protein MPNLKSIKRKISSIKNTRQITKAMKMVAGSKFKKNQAAMNEYKAYASIYDNVVDNIKNNSVLCLHSFYGKNEGNAGRNIGIVIISTDRGLCGSFNINLFRLFKEEIKSKGLDEGKIKLYVLGKKAYDFFKKNNYNIVFGMLYSDGDSIMNITELLCDTVIKDFKNKEIDGVYIISNRYISTIQQRAYSEKLLPFEAADGNKSSKSGGYLIEETVDYENEVIDKIFNNYFRTKIYYKILESFAGEQASRMNAMDNATRNAGKLINKLTIAYNKARQTAVTLEILDIINGVNAVK, from the coding sequence ATGCCTAATTTAAAATCTATAAAAAGAAAAATCTCCAGCATTAAAAATACGAGGCAGATTACTAAGGCTATGAAAATGGTTGCCGGTTCAAAGTTCAAAAAAAATCAGGCGGCTATGAACGAATATAAAGCTTATGCATCGATTTACGACAATGTTGTCGATAACATTAAAAACAATAGCGTACTGTGTCTTCATTCTTTTTACGGAAAAAATGAGGGAAATGCCGGCAGAAATATCGGAATAGTAATAATCTCTACAGACAGGGGTCTTTGCGGTTCTTTCAATATAAATCTGTTTAGACTATTTAAAGAAGAAATTAAAAGCAAAGGATTAGATGAAGGCAAAATAAAATTATATGTTCTGGGCAAAAAAGCGTATGATTTTTTTAAAAAAAATAACTATAATATTGTTTTCGGAATGTTATATTCGGACGGCGATTCAATAATGAATATTACGGAGCTTTTATGCGATACCGTTATAAAAGATTTTAAAAATAAGGAGATAGACGGAGTTTATATAATATCGAACCGTTATATTTCTACCATTCAGCAGAGGGCATATTCGGAAAAACTTCTGCCTTTTGAAGCCGCAGACGGGAATAAATCCAGTAAAAGCGGGGGCTATTTAATAGAAGAAACCGTCGATTATGAAAATGAAGTAATCGATAAAATTTTTAATAATTATTTTCGGACTAAAATTTATTATAAAATTTTGGAATCTTTTGCCGGAGAGCAGGCGTCGAGAATGAACGCAATGGATAATGCTACGAGGAATGCAGGAAAATTAATAAATAAACTGACGATAGCTTATAACAAAGCCAGACAGACGGCGGTCACCCTCGAAATTTTAGATATTATAAACGGAGTTAACGCGGTAAAATAA
- a CDS encoding CDGSH iron-sulfur domain-containing protein, which translates to MPRLVKHEKKLPIAIEEKDAKFPIYVCACGLSKNFPFCDGSHDHTKDESDNGVYVYEGEKRVKL; encoded by the coding sequence ATGCCCAGATTAGTCAAGCACGAAAAGAAACTGCCTATTGCAATCGAAGAAAAAGACGCAAAATTTCCTATTTATGTATGCGCATGCGGTTTATCAAAGAATTTTCCGTTTTGCGACGGTTCGCACGACCATACGAAGGACGAATCCGATAACGGAGTTTATGTTTATGAAGGAGAAAAAAGAGTTAAACTATAA